From the Papaver somniferum cultivar HN1 chromosome 2, ASM357369v1, whole genome shotgun sequence genome, the window ACCTGAGCCATTACCAACTTTAACTTGATCTGAACATTGATACTCAAAATGAAGATTTAAATTTGACAAATCTGAAGTAATGTGATGAGTTGCACCAGAGTCTGGTACCCAAGAAGTAGAAGGAGTTGAAAATTCTTCATTGTATACTGCATAGGCCTCAGGTTCAGAAATCCATAAATCATCATATTCACAATACTCATCATCAGAATATGCATTATAACCTGGAGTTGTAGAGAAATTAGTGCCAGAATACCTATATCTACACTCATTAGCAGAATGTCCAGGTTTTCGACACAGTTGACACTCAATATAATAATCATACCTCACATGAGGATAAAAATTTGAAGAACCTCTACCAAATCTTCCATTAGAACGACCTCCAGATTGAAATCTACCATTAGAAGAAAATCTTCCTCCAAAATTAGATCTACCTCCTGAATTGAAACGTCATCCTCTTGAAAATTTTTGACCTCCTCTTAGAAAATTAGATCGAGGATAACCACCACCACGAGATGAATTAGAGGACCAATTTGAATTCGAGaaattagaagaaaaattacCTAAAAAATTGCTCACATGAGAGGTTTCAAATGAACTAAAATTATGTTGTGGTGGATGGGAAATATTTGCAGAAGCAGTATTGAGATCTATTTGTGATTCAGCAAGAACACGAGTTTCTTCGGAGAGAAGAAGACCTAGAAGATCAAATGGAGTAATCGGATTTACATTCTTTAATTGCTGAGTGTTAACAGAAGCCTTGAAAGCATTGAATTCTTGAGGTAGTCCTTCAAGGATATGAAAAAAAGATCCACATCTGAAAATGGACGATCAATCTGAGAAAGTTGAAAAGCAATTGATCGAGCCTTGTTGAAGTAAGTATGCATAGAATCAGATCCTTTCTTGAGTTTGATCAAATCAGTTTTTAAATGCATAAGACGAGATCTGGTAGTAACATTATAATTATTCTCCAAACGAGTGCAGACTTCATGAGAGTAAGTACAATCAACAACTTGAGAGTAGATTTCTTCAGTACAAGCAGAGAATAACCAGGATAAAATCGCTTGATCTTGATTAATCCAATACAGATAAGCAGGATTTTGAACAAAGTCGTGATGTTCTTCAGCAGTTGTTGATGAAGTTGGATCTGGACGAACATACTTCATTGGACATTCAAAagatcaatcaacaaaatgaaaaaagtCGTAATTGCGTAATAGAGGTTCGATATGTGATTTCCACATAATGAAATTGATGTTTGATAGTTTGGATGGAGGTTTGAAGGTAAGGGAAATATGATCATTCGAAGGGGTTGAAGATTTTGAAGTTTCCATTAATGGTATTTTTGTATCTGATACCATGTGAAAAGCTCTGTATCGTTAGAAAATTGCTCAAGTTTTCATTTCAGAATTCATTATTGTTACAAGGACCACACACTTCTCTTTATAGCAGAGTACAACCGACATTCACAGCTGTAATAACAGATTGCTAACATACGCTTCAGTTTACTAACATGAGCCTGTAACTAACCAACGACTATTTGACTATTGTAGTGGACTGATCGGGTGATTCTCCAACAATCTCTTTGTTTTTTAAATATCCAATCGGTCTGATTTCACCAATTTACTTGAGATTTGGATTAGAAGCTTTTATCAACATGGAACTGGATTCGTTCATAGTCACACGCTTAACTAGAGAGTTTTTTTCAGCACAACAATGAAGTTAATTGTGCTGAAAAAAATCGATTAAAATTTATTTTGACTATATCgtagattattattattttggtcAACCATTATACATTGTTGAAAGAATTTTATTCACGGTGGTTTTACTTATTTTAAATCCAAGTGATGTTTCGGCGGAAATAATAATAGTGGCTATGGAAGCAGCAATATGCAAGGGGAAGAAGAGTGAAATTTAACATAAATGGATAAAGATGGAAAAAAGTGAGAGCTTATTGTTTTGACTATTTTTAACCTGTCAACGCGAGTCAACTGGTGAACAAAGTGTTTGGCAAAATTCAAAAAGGTAAGCTAATAATTTTTCGAATAGTTTCTGATCATCTGCACCCCTAATGTATGGATTGCATATTTACCTATATATATCCTAATAAGGTACTAAACTGacgattattttttttaaatatctcaaaaaaataattaaaagaaggatTATTTTGTGTATCATCCTCCTCTAATAAACAATATAATTTGCATTTCCTCCTCTCAAGATGACTAATTGGCAAATTCTCCTTATTAACTTCCCGTCACTGCCCAGTTATATATTCTTTCAGCTTGACAATATTAGATTTAGCCACTGCTATAGGAGACAGTAACAGAGCTGGGGACCACCGTGCCGGCGGTACACACCCTTCTAGTAGGTTTGCAGGCGTGGAAGATTTTCCGCTGCCGACAAGTCTCGCCGAGTTTCTTTTTGTAGGTGTAAGTGGAGTGGGGTTGTTTCAATTTTTCGTGGTAAAGTTGGGTCTCTTAACCGCGCGATCTAtcctgtcaaaaaaaaaaaaaatcacaccaTCAAAATTCACAATATATCAACAGTAAATTCATTAAGTTGTCGGGACGATTGAAAGAGTTGTGGGTAACTAGTAATGGCACTCTAATGTACAAAAGACATCAACTTGCTTGGTATGGCTTGCAATAGATCAGCAGCCCCTAATAAATAGTTCCAACTGTAACTCAAAGGACAGGCCTACATCTCACAAGGGTATATGACAATGTGCAATGGCCCTTCAATTAAGCCACTAGAAATGTACGAGTTTATACAGTTAGCTGGTAGTTATGGCTTACTACAAGAACTTAGCCAGTAACGTACGTATTTTCCTCTCTATATAAACGAGCAGAGAAGCATGTTCAAAATCACAAGAAAAATTTAGAAATGGGAAACAAAGGAGGGATGAAAGACTCAACGTCTCTCTTGTTTACTACTGGTGCTCTTCTTGTAGTAATAGCATCCTTGAGTTTTCCACTTCTTGCTGATGCGGATTCTAAACCTTCACACCATGGAGTATATGTGtctacaccaccaccaccaaagaaGCCAACCTATGTGCCTAAACCACCACCTCATAAACCATATTATATGCCTCCGAAATCACCAAAGAAGCCTCCAGTAAAGCATATGCCTCCACCACCATATGCGCCAGAGGATATGCCTTCTACAGTCGATACGCTTCCGGCGCCAGTGGTTTATAAGGTGTTTAAGTCGCCACCAATTGTTGTAACAATACCAGGGCACCCGAAATCTCCACCAAAGGGGAAATCTCCACCACCGCCAAAGATGAAGAAATtattcccaccaccaccaccaaagaaGAAATTCCCTCCCCCACCAAAGAAGAAATTCCGTCCCCCACTTTATTAAGCAAAGGCTTTAGTAATTAGTTTAAGTGAATAAACAGGGGAGACTTGGCACATATCTGTTGCAGTTCATTGACGATTTTCCTTCCAGTTATGAAAGAAAGATCAATATACATGAACGAAACTGAAGTTATGAAATGTTTTTAAGCCAATATCTTTTTCAGTGAGATGTAATATGTATAAGCTTAATATTGCACCAGGTTTTATAAATAAGAGGTACGCTGTGTGTTAATCTTTAATCTGATGTCGTATTACAAATTAATGCACGAGATTACAGTTTGCATACATTAATAATGAGACACATTTTAATCATCCTTATGGAAATTGATGCATCAAACGATTCAAACctaatgtatataaaaaaaattcaactgaTATGAAacgaactcaaaaaaaaaaaaaaaaaaaaaaaagactccaACTTGTTGGGATGATTCACTGTAGACTGCTATTGATAGAAATCGTTTATGAAAGTGACCACACCAAGAAATTTGTATTTCTCAAGACTCTCCCATAGCCGCGCACCTTAGTTTTTGGGTCCCAAAGTGAAAAAGGACTCGGTAGTCTTTGTATACGAGCAGTTTTTAAAGGGCATGGTCCCAAGGTGAACTACCATAGCCTTGTACACTTTTTGGGAACGGCATACTCTCTTGATTCCTTCGTGTACTCACCTTTTTGGCAGtggtttcaatctttttaatcgaATTTTCTGTAAGAAAGGTTTACTGCATGCTCTCGTAACACGAGAACCTCAACAACTGTAACATCATTtgaaccaacaaaaaaaagaaaatttaaactTTAATAACCTAAAATTATTAACCGCCAAAGTGACTAGTACTATACAACCACCGTGTCCGTCCTACCCAAATGCAAAATAACCCTTGTCTGAATCTGACTTGGATTTTGGATCTCATATTATCCTAATCAGATGTCGTGTCGTTTTTTTCTCTTAATTTTGAAATCGATTCAAATCGTTGGTTTGAATCGCACCTCTCATGAATCGCAACTTTGACCAATTTTGTCACCATTCTTGACTTTGTTTGACCAATTTTGACTAttaaaaattagaaattaatgtcaagaaaaatatgaaggaatgttaaaagaaaatatggaaGGTAATAAGACTTGAATTTGAGACCCcgatagagcattgctcggtcgaactcacaactattgctatctcaagcttgttgtcaaatttagttgtcaaaactatatcttgatttctagtctacatttagtcgggtctcggattaggatataagtatgtagttgagaatcggataccgctgtgttctaccgtttgaaggcgaagatcaacaggagctttggagaacttcaacatcataaggtgagtgaagattgaaccacctatttctcaagttttcacattTATATTTATGAGACATTGTCACATGAATAAATTAGACACtaatgcataatagaaatttcgagtcaagtttgtcTTGAATATTTTTCTCGAAACATGACGTctataagcttaagaacatttgttcatacttgatgaat encodes:
- the LOC113352031 gene encoding extensin-1-like — protein: MGNKGGMKDSTSLLFTTGALLVVIASLSFPLLADADSKPSHHGVYVSTPPPPKKPTYVPKPPPHKPYYMPPKSPKKPPVKHMPPPPYAPEDMPSTVDTLPAPVVYKVFKSPPIVVTIPGHPKSPPKGKSPPPPKMKKLFPPPPPKKKFPPPPKKKFRPPLY